One Malania oleifera isolate guangnan ecotype guangnan chromosome 9, ASM2987363v1, whole genome shotgun sequence DNA segment encodes these proteins:
- the LOC131164846 gene encoding uncharacterized protein LOC131164846 — MQRLFNSSLHQYEIARQFSGTALAWRPLPLYKGRASITHTLFFLSLLIVAAFISSSWIRLYGFPGNNSVENTIPISNKHPKPPKQTEFPLNCTAKNLTQTCPRNYPTAWEFDHDLPLNIECPDYFRWIHEDLRPWKATGITRGMVEKANRTAHFKLVIVKGKAYVEKYKKSIQSRDMFTLWGILQLLRRYPGLVPDLELMFDCDDRPVIRSRRYWGPNGTRLSPPALFRYCGDRWTADIVFPDWSFWGWAEINIKPWEKLLKDMKEGNQRRKWMQREPYAYWKGNPFVAKTRRDLLTCNVSDKQDWNARLFVQDWIVESQRGYEQSDLASQCTYRYKIYIEGWAWSVSEKYILACDSPTLLVNPHYYDFFTRSLQPVHHYWPIREDDKCRSIKFAVDWGNSHKQKARAIGKAASDFIQEELKMEYVYDYMFHLLNEYAKLLKFKPQVPKGAVELCSETMACPADGLGRKFMMESLVKGPSGTAPCTLPPPYAPSVLGSFLRRKANSLKQVELWEKRHWDSQTRQP, encoded by the exons ATGCAGCGGCTTTTCAATTCAAGCTTGCACCAGTATGAGATAGCCAGGCAATTCTCAGGGACAGCGTTGGCATGGCGGCCGCTGCCCCTGTATAAGGGGCGTGCAAGCATTACACACACTCTTTTCTTCTTGTCTCTTCTCATTGTCGCTGCCTTCATCTCTTCTTCCTGGATTCGCCTT TATGGATTTCCAGGCAACAATTCGGTAGAAAACACAATTCCAATCTCAAACAAGCATCCAAAACCCCCGAAGCAAACTGAGTTTCCGCTCAATTGCACTGCCAAGAACCTGACTCAGACCTGTCCCAGAAACTACCCAACAGCATGGGAGTTTGATCACGACCTGCCATTGAACATTGAGTGCCCGGATTATTTTCGTTGGATCCATGAGGATCTAAGGCCATGGAAAGCCACAGGGATTACAAGGGGAATGGTGGAGAAGGCAAACAGGACTGCTCACTTTAAGCTGGTGATAGTGAAGGGCAAAGCTTATGTTGAGAAGTACAAGAAGTCCATACAGAGTAGGGACATGTTCACCTTGTGGGGGATTCTGCAGCTCCTGAGGAGGTACCCAGGTCTGGTGCCGGACTTGGAGCTGATGTTCGACTGCGATGACCGGCCAGTGATACGATCACGCCGTTACTGGGGGCCTAACGGGACCAGACTGTCACCACCGGCATTGTTTCGGTACTGCGGTGACAGGTGGACGGCGGATATTGTGTTCCCTGATTGGTCCTTCTGGGGATG GGCAGAGATAAATATAAAACCGTGGGAGAAGTTGTTGAAAGATATGAAAGAAGGAAATCAAAGGAGGAAATGGATGCAAAGGGAGCCATATGCTTACTGGAAGGGAAACCCTTTTGTGGCTAAAACCAGGAGAGACCTCCTTACTTGCAATGTCTCGGACAAACAGGACTGGAATGCTCGCCTCTTTGTCCAG GATTGGATAGTTGAATCTCAGAGAGGATATGAACAATCAGATCTAGCTAGCCAATGCACATACAG ATACAAGATATACATTGAAGGATGGGCATGGTCCGTTAGTGAGAAGTACATTCTGGCTTGTGATTCTCCCACGTTGCTGGTAAATCCCCATTACTATGACTTCTTCACAAGAAGTCTGCAACCAGTTCACCACTACTGGCCTATCAGGGAAGACGATAAGTGCAGATCCATTAAGTTTGCTGTCGATTGGGGCAACAGCCACAAACAGAAG gcGCGGGCGATTGGGAAAGCGGCAAGCGACTTCATCCAGGAAGAGCTAAAGATGGAGTATGTGTATGATTACATGTTTCATTTGCTGAATGAGTATGCTAAGCTCTTAAAGTTCAAGCCTCAAGTACCCAAAGGAGCTGTGGAGCTGTGCTCTGAGACGATGGCTTGTCCTGCAGATGGGTTAGGGAGAAAGTTCATGATGGAGTCCTTGGTGAAGGGTCCATCTGGTACCGCCCCATGCACATTGCCGCCTCCCTATGCCCCTTCAGTTCTTGGATCTTTTCTCAGGAGAAAAGCTAATTCACTTAAGCAAGTGGAGTTATGGGAGAAAAGGCATTGGGATAGTCAAACTAGGCAGCCTTAG